A region of Halorhabdus rudnickae DNA encodes the following proteins:
- a CDS encoding aldo/keto reductase: MSVPTTPLPSGDELPVVGKGTYELEGETVQQPVEIALETGYTHVDTAEGYMNEASLGKVLADQDREDLFVTSKVLAKHLNYESVIEAAKTTLEDLQTDYLDLYLIHWPNPAISIRETMDAMATLKEQGMVRNVGVSNFDLYQLSAAQHVSNVPIAVNQIEFHPYLQRPDLVEYCQDNDIVVEAAAPLARTAVLDDPVIEELAETYDRTPAQIVLRWAVEKDIVVLPRSTTRGHIEQNIDLFDFELDDDDHARIDDLDRDEPVYDDRARSWDDDVWGMAE; encoded by the coding sequence ATGTCTGTCCCGACCACGCCGTTGCCGAGTGGCGACGAGTTGCCCGTCGTCGGCAAAGGTACGTACGAACTCGAAGGCGAGACCGTCCAACAGCCAGTCGAGATCGCTCTCGAGACAGGTTACACCCACGTCGACACCGCCGAGGGGTACATGAACGAGGCGTCGCTCGGCAAGGTACTCGCCGATCAGGACCGCGAGGATCTCTTTGTAACCTCGAAGGTCCTGGCGAAACACCTCAACTACGAATCGGTGATCGAGGCGGCCAAAACGACCCTCGAAGACCTCCAGACGGACTATCTCGATCTCTATCTGATCCACTGGCCAAATCCCGCGATCTCTATCCGTGAGACGATGGACGCCATGGCGACGCTCAAAGAGCAAGGGATGGTCCGGAACGTCGGGGTCTCGAACTTCGATCTGTACCAGCTCAGTGCCGCCCAGCACGTCAGTAACGTCCCGATCGCCGTCAACCAGATCGAGTTCCATCCCTACTTGCAGCGACCCGATCTCGTCGAGTACTGCCAGGACAACGATATTGTCGTTGAGGCCGCGGCTCCACTGGCCCGCACTGCAGTGCTCGACGACCCCGTGATCGAAGAGCTAGCGGAAACATACGACCGCACGCCCGCCCAGATCGTTCTCCGGTGGGCCGTCGAGAAAGACATCGTCGTCCTGCCACGCTCGACCACCCGGGGGCACATCGAGCAGAACATCGACCTCTTTGACTTTGAACTCGACGACGACGATCACGCCCGCATTGACGATTTAGACCGTGACGAGCCGGTGTACGACGACCGCGCCCGGTCGTGGGACGACGACGTCTGGGGGATGGCGGAGTAA
- a CDS encoding triose-phosphate isomerase, producing the protein MSLPYPHFQVNYKLYPGTWGSDGLALAKTIERIGKQTGGNFVLTPQVPDLRLIASETDLPVFAPAVDSVSPGRGMGKRLPEALADAGAVGAVINHAENRDTLADIETKIERCRAAGLDAIVCVDSVEMGRAVAAFEPDQLLFERPGDISTDRAITRTHPEQIERFIAMRDDTAPETKVRVGGGISSAPDVRQAFELGVDATGAASAIVTAEDPERLLGEIGEVVASAE; encoded by the coding sequence ATGAGCCTGCCATATCCACACTTCCAGGTGAACTACAAGCTCTACCCGGGGACGTGGGGGTCCGACGGCCTGGCACTGGCGAAGACGATCGAGCGAATAGGTAAACAGACCGGCGGGAATTTCGTGCTGACGCCACAGGTTCCAGATCTTCGGCTGATCGCCAGCGAGACGGATCTGCCCGTCTTCGCACCGGCCGTCGATTCCGTCTCGCCCGGGCGGGGCATGGGGAAACGCCTCCCCGAGGCGCTCGCGGATGCGGGCGCAGTCGGAGCAGTCATCAACCACGCAGAGAACCGGGACACGCTCGCGGACATCGAGACGAAAATAGAACGGTGTCGAGCGGCCGGCCTGGATGCGATCGTCTGTGTCGACAGCGTCGAGATGGGCCGAGCAGTCGCCGCGTTCGAACCTGACCAGCTGTTGTTCGAGCGGCCGGGCGACATCTCGACCGATCGAGCGATCACCCGAACCCATCCCGAACAGATCGAGCGATTCATCGCGATGCGAGACGACACGGCACCCGAGACGAAAGTCCGAGTCGGCGGGGGGATCTCCTCGGCCCCGGACGTCCGGCAGGCATTCGAACTCGGTGTGGACGCGACCGGCGCGGCGTCGGCCATCGTCACTGCCGAGGACCCCGAGCGATTGCTTGGCGAGATCGGCGAGGTCGTCGCGTCGGCGGAGTGA
- the prs gene encoding ribose-phosphate diphosphokinase, which produces MITGTSTAQAIAAAVSQRLGEPLVDLEADGTAETAEGVTVGDDERVVVIGSTTSSRAHLELLELQERANDRDPEEVVTVLPYLGYARQDKLFEPGQAISARAVGKALGASTDRVYSVNPHNISVLEYFGVPAEPVDAAPQLAKPLPDDLVEPVFLGPDEDAEWLAHSVRDTYGVGLVENFEKIRHSATEVEMTAEDKDFSGRDVVLVDDMIATGGTMSGAVNLLAKQDTRRVFVTCIHPLLVDNAMSRLHRAGVQSLYATDTIDRSISQVSAAPPIADVLQQ; this is translated from the coding sequence ATGATAACGGGCACGTCGACGGCCCAGGCGATCGCGGCGGCCGTCTCCCAGCGGCTCGGGGAACCACTGGTCGATCTCGAGGCGGACGGCACCGCCGAGACCGCCGAGGGCGTCACTGTCGGCGACGATGAACGTGTCGTCGTCATCGGCTCGACGACGTCCAGCCGTGCACACCTCGAACTGCTGGAACTCCAGGAGCGGGCGAACGATCGCGACCCCGAGGAGGTCGTCACCGTGCTCCCGTATCTGGGTTATGCCCGCCAGGACAAGCTCTTCGAACCGGGCCAGGCAATCTCGGCCCGTGCGGTCGGGAAAGCCCTCGGCGCGAGCACGGATCGTGTCTATTCGGTCAACCCACACAACATCTCCGTGTTGGAGTACTTCGGCGTCCCGGCCGAGCCGGTCGACGCCGCCCCGCAACTCGCCAAGCCCCTCCCGGATGACCTGGTCGAACCGGTATTCTTGGGCCCCGACGAGGACGCCGAGTGGCTCGCGCACTCGGTCCGTGACACTTACGGCGTCGGTCTCGTCGAGAACTTCGAGAAGATCCGCCATTCCGCGACCGAGGTCGAGATGACCGCCGAGGACAAGGACTTCTCGGGCCGGGACGTGGTCCTCGTCGACGACATGATCGCCACCGGCGGGACCATGAGCGGGGCGGTCAACCTCCTCGCCAAGCAGGACACTCGGCGCGTGTTCGTCACCTGCATTCACCCGCTTTTGGTCGACAACGCCATGAGTCGCCTTCACCGGGCCGGCGTTCAGTCGCTGTACGCCACCGATACCATCGACCGCTCGATCAGCCAGGTAAGCGCCGCGCCACCGATCGCCGACGTCCTCCAGCAGTAA
- the rpe gene encoding ribulose-phosphate 3-epimerase, whose protein sequence is MGRIAPSILAADFSDLYGDISKVEEGVDLLHLDVMDGQFVPNISFGQPVIASVRERTDLYFDTHLMIDRPSRYVEDFRDVGADRLTVHVEACADTQAVVEKIHDHGMDAGVALNPDTDVEAVEPFIDDVEVVLVMSVQPGFGGQSFKPKTLDRVERIADQTDTEIEVDGGIDEETGAQCAEAGAETFVIGSSLFGRKNVPAALGELREGIGIEGR, encoded by the coding sequence ATGGGTCGAATCGCACCGTCGATTCTCGCAGCCGATTTCAGCGATCTTTACGGTGACATCAGCAAGGTCGAGGAAGGTGTCGACCTCCTGCATCTGGATGTCATGGACGGACAGTTCGTGCCGAACATCTCGTTCGGACAGCCGGTGATCGCCTCGGTGCGCGAGCGGACCGATCTGTACTTCGATACGCATCTGATGATCGACCGACCGAGCCGCTACGTCGAGGACTTCCGGGACGTCGGCGCCGATCGCCTCACCGTCCACGTCGAAGCGTGTGCCGACACGCAGGCAGTCGTCGAGAAGATCCACGACCACGGCATGGATGCCGGCGTCGCACTCAACCCGGACACCGACGTCGAAGCGGTCGAACCGTTCATCGACGACGTCGAGGTCGTCCTCGTGATGAGCGTCCAGCCAGGCTTTGGCGGCCAGTCGTTCAAGCCAAAGACACTCGACCGCGTCGAACGCATCGCTGACCAGACGGACACCGAGATCGAAGTCGACGGCGGTATCGACGAAGAGACAGGTGCCCAGTGTGCCGAGGCAGGGGCCGAGACGTTCGTGATCGGGTCGTCGCTGTTCGGTCGCAAAAACGTCCCGGCTGCGCTCGGGGAACTGCGCGAGGGGATCGGGATCGAGGGTCGCTGA
- a CDS encoding methyl-accepting chemotaxis protein has translation MESTETPKTREYTRWIGWRHRLQETLKYVPSGQSIPEESWRSRHRNIVVLILIHVPFLFLLGTFEGTETVVTGATIPAIPLAHLLVELAIVVAFALAASVPRFSRRVRTALATTGLLSASVVLVHVSGGFIEAHFHFFVGMAVVAVYEDWLPFALGIGYVVLTHGVFGMVNPSRVYNHTAAINNPWAWGFIHGIFVLALAIALMSHWYSTERSREEAREKLREAREKSREIEDLEAKQAEIEEAQAQAQEMKAEAEARQAEIERANERLEATADAYSTEIRRAADGDLTVRLDDGVESDAMAQIAAAFNEMVTETATTTTELQSFAETVAEASAEATAGTDEAANASEEVSAAVEEIASAAADQREMLEAASGEMSNLSASVEEVAASAETVAERSQETARIAEESEATAQRAIEDAQDARTAIDSTVESVESLEERMAEIGDIVDLIGDIADQTNMLALNANIEAARAGGEDGDGFAVVAEEVKGLAEQTQASAADIEVLIDDVTSQTERTVEKARTAEQYVLEELEAAEAVAEAFEQVATNAEETDEGIQEINRATDEQATATESIVSSIEDVADGSRTVAQESEGASAAAQQQAASMSQVSTTVESLSDRADRLRTLLSTFEVEARAAEADSPDVAMGDGGRAE, from the coding sequence ATGGAAAGCACGGAAACCCCCAAAACCAGAGAATATACCCGTTGGATCGGGTGGAGACACCGGTTGCAGGAGACGCTGAAGTACGTCCCGAGCGGGCAGTCGATCCCTGAAGAGTCCTGGCGGAGCCGCCATCGGAACATTGTCGTGTTGATTCTCATTCACGTTCCGTTCCTGTTTCTGCTTGGAACCTTCGAAGGGACGGAAACGGTCGTCACCGGCGCGACGATCCCGGCGATTCCGCTGGCGCATCTGCTCGTCGAACTCGCGATCGTCGTGGCCTTCGCACTCGCCGCTTCCGTCCCTCGGTTCTCACGCCGGGTGCGGACCGCGCTGGCGACGACTGGCCTGTTGTCGGCGTCGGTCGTGCTGGTCCACGTCTCCGGGGGGTTCATCGAGGCACACTTTCACTTCTTCGTCGGAATGGCCGTCGTTGCGGTCTATGAGGACTGGCTCCCCTTCGCCCTGGGGATCGGATACGTGGTCCTCACGCACGGTGTGTTCGGCATGGTGAACCCGAGTCGTGTCTATAACCACACCGCCGCGATCAACAACCCTTGGGCGTGGGGCTTCATTCATGGTATCTTCGTCCTGGCACTGGCCATCGCGCTGATGTCCCACTGGTATTCGACCGAGCGTTCCCGCGAGGAGGCACGCGAAAAACTCCGGGAGGCCCGCGAGAAGAGCCGGGAGATCGAAGATCTCGAAGCCAAACAGGCTGAAATCGAGGAGGCACAGGCACAGGCCCAGGAGATGAAAGCCGAGGCCGAGGCCCGACAGGCCGAGATCGAACGGGCCAACGAGCGACTCGAAGCGACGGCCGACGCCTACAGCACCGAGATCAGGCGGGCCGCTGACGGCGATCTCACGGTCCGGCTCGACGACGGCGTCGAGAGTGACGCGATGGCCCAGATCGCCGCAGCGTTCAACGAGATGGTGACAGAAACAGCCACGACGACGACTGAACTGCAGTCGTTCGCCGAGACCGTCGCCGAGGCAAGTGCCGAAGCGACTGCGGGAACCGACGAGGCCGCGAACGCGAGCGAGGAGGTCAGCGCGGCGGTCGAGGAGATTGCGAGCGCGGCGGCCGACCAGCGGGAGATGCTCGAGGCCGCCTCGGGAGAGATGTCGAATCTCTCTGCGAGCGTCGAGGAGGTGGCCGCCTCAGCCGAAACAGTCGCCGAGCGGTCCCAGGAGACGGCGCGCATCGCCGAGGAGAGCGAGGCGACCGCCCAGCGCGCCATCGAGGATGCGCAGGACGCACGAACGGCGATCGACTCGACAGTCGAGAGCGTCGAGTCCCTCGAGGAACGGATGGCCGAAATCGGCGATATCGTCGATCTCATCGGTGACATCGCCGACCAGACGAACATGCTCGCGTTGAACGCCAACATCGAGGCGGCGCGAGCCGGCGGCGAGGATGGTGACGGATTCGCCGTCGTCGCCGAGGAGGTCAAAGGACTGGCCGAACAGACACAGGCGTCGGCAGCCGACATCGAGGTACTCATCGACGACGTCACGTCACAGACCGAGCGAACTGTCGAGAAAGCCCGGACGGCCGAGCAGTACGTACTCGAAGAGCTCGAAGCCGCCGAGGCGGTCGCCGAAGCGTTCGAACAGGTCGCGACCAACGCAGAAGAGACCGACGAGGGGATACAAGAGATCAACAGGGCGACCGACGAGCAGGCCACAGCTACTGAATCGATCGTCTCCTCGATCGAGGACGTCGCCGACGGGAGTCGGACGGTCGCCCAAGAAAGCGAGGGTGCCTCCGCAGCGGCCCAGCAGCAAGCGGCGTCGATGTCGCAGGTCAGTACCACCGTCGAGTCCCTCAGCGACCGGGCCGACCGGCTCCGAACCCTGCTTTCGACTTTCGAGGTCGAGGCGCGAGCGGCGGAGGCCGACAGTCCGGACGTGGCGATGGGTGATGGCGGACGCGCGGAGTAA
- the rpiA gene encoding ribose-5-phosphate isomerase RpiA, with protein sequence MDEQTRTEAKRRAGESAVEAVSDGDVVGLGSGSTAEHAIRILGDRVDSGLDIVGVPTSFQAREVAIEVGIELTTLDETDGHIDVTVDGADQFVGADLIKGGGAAHAREKIVASAADELVIVVDETKRSDVLNEPVPLEVLPDARATAAAAVEELGGDPILRRAERKSGPVVTDNGNLLFDCDFGAVDDPTALATDLATLPGVVEHGLFPAFADVVHVGTTDGVDVLDP encoded by the coding sequence ATGGACGAACAAACCCGAACAGAGGCGAAGCGTCGGGCGGGCGAGAGTGCGGTCGAAGCCGTCTCCGACGGTGACGTCGTCGGTCTGGGAAGCGGCAGTACGGCCGAACACGCGATCCGGATCCTCGGTGATCGGGTCGATTCCGGGTTGGACATCGTCGGCGTCCCGACGTCCTTTCAGGCGCGGGAGGTCGCCATCGAGGTCGGCATCGAGTTGACGACCCTCGACGAGACCGATGGTCACATCGACGTGACGGTAGACGGCGCCGATCAGTTCGTCGGGGCAGATCTGATCAAGGGCGGTGGAGCCGCTCACGCCCGGGAGAAGATTGTGGCGAGTGCGGCCGACGAGCTCGTGATCGTTGTCGACGAGACCAAACGTAGCGACGTCCTCAACGAACCGGTCCCCCTGGAAGTGTTGCCCGACGCCCGGGCGACGGCCGCCGCGGCAGTCGAAGAGCTGGGTGGTGATCCGATCCTTCGGCGAGCCGAACGCAAGAGTGGCCCTGTCGTCACGGACAATGGGAACCTGCTGTTCGACTGTGACTTCGGCGCAGTCGACGATCCGACGGCGCTGGCTACCGACCTGGCGACGCTGCCCGGCGTCGTCGAACACGGACTGTTCCCCGCATTCGCCGATGTGGTTCACGTCGGTACGACCGATGGTGTCGATGTCCTCGACCCGTAG
- a CDS encoding DUF7573 domain-containing protein, whose amino-acid sequence MGEDATLGDFVEREDRSRTQRRESGKTDAVGVEPARTTYAFVPDGGTCEACGEATERRWHQDGDLVCPACKKW is encoded by the coding sequence ATGGGAGAGGACGCGACTCTCGGCGATTTCGTCGAGAGAGAGGATCGATCCCGGACACAGCGTCGGGAGTCGGGGAAGACCGACGCCGTCGGGGTCGAGCCGGCGCGGACGACCTACGCGTTCGTCCCGGACGGAGGGACCTGTGAGGCGTGTGGGGAGGCGACTGAACGTCGCTGGCATCAAGACGGGGACCTCGTGTGTCCGGCCTGTAAGAAGTGGTGA
- a CDS encoding NAD(+)/NADH kinase — MKLGLVGQKDNPRAHSLVEAVRMDLRGEGVDIVVDDVTARALTDNGHETYGGVATPELEPPESISIEEMSDCDLVVSIGGDGTFLHAARGSAGTPIMGVNLGEVGFLNAVSPNDAIETIRDVVTEIREEGTTPTRELPRLQASGDGWSLQPALNEVVVQGPQRGHGSGVGVTVRVDDALYTSGHADGVLVATPTGSTAYNLSEGGPLVHPDIPVWVVTEMAAERPMPPLVVEEDTTITIRVEDAETASVVSDGRTTEEIEPPTQVTIERAEQPVEVAGPTLEFFTALGKLE, encoded by the coding sequence ATGAAGCTCGGACTCGTCGGGCAGAAGGACAATCCACGAGCCCACTCGCTGGTCGAAGCCGTTCGCATGGACCTCCGGGGCGAAGGTGTCGACATCGTCGTCGACGACGTGACGGCCCGAGCACTGACGGACAACGGCCACGAGACCTACGGCGGCGTCGCCACACCGGAACTCGAGCCGCCCGAAAGCATCTCCATCGAGGAGATGAGCGACTGCGATCTCGTCGTCTCGATCGGCGGCGACGGCACGTTTCTCCACGCCGCCCGCGGCTCCGCCGGGACGCCGATCATGGGCGTCAACCTTGGCGAAGTTGGCTTTTTGAACGCCGTCTCGCCCAACGACGCCATCGAGACGATCCGAGACGTCGTCACGGAGATCCGCGAGGAGGGGACGACTCCGACGCGGGAACTGCCACGGCTGCAGGCCAGCGGCGACGGCTGGAGCCTCCAGCCCGCGCTCAACGAGGTCGTCGTGCAGGGCCCCCAGCGCGGCCACGGCAGCGGCGTCGGTGTCACCGTCCGGGTCGACGACGCGCTGTACACGAGCGGGCACGCCGACGGCGTCCTGGTAGCGACGCCCACGGGCAGTACAGCCTACAACCTCAGTGAGGGCGGCCCACTCGTGCACCCTGATATCCCAGTCTGGGTCGTCACGGAGATGGCCGCCGAGCGTCCGATGCCGCCACTCGTCGTCGAGGAAGACACCACGATCACCATCCGCGTCGAGGACGCCGAGACGGCCTCGGTCGTCAGCGACGGCCGGACGACCGAGGAGATCGAGCCCCCGACACAAGTGACGATTGAACGCGCCGAACAGCCGGTAGAAGTCGCCGGACCGACTCTGGAGTTCTTCACCGCGCTCGGGAAGCTCGAGTAA
- a CDS encoding KaiC domain-containing protein, with product MSEDEADEDWFERALADEADEEVDPSELTNDADWFSEGEDSSASERSETAGEDELGPHAEATDSVSTTGESDAMAPGDDEAADTTGAMDAETTDAAASVGAGGIDVADEGADDSLFEEDFASALASAGGPEGGEDAETGGFDDEDFDSEIPRINLGIEGLDEMIQGGIPSRHLMVVIGAPGTGKTTFGLQFLNHGLQSGENAVFVTLEQSRESIIDTANERGWEFDRYEREDRLAIVDLDPVEMANSLENIRGEFPELVREFGADRLVLDSVSLLEMMYDDQSRRRTEVFDFTRSLKAAGVTTMVTSEASEDNPYASRHGIIEYLTDAVFVLQYVRGDTQETRLAVEIQKIRNANHSRQTKPYAITLDGIDVYQQASIF from the coding sequence ATGAGTGAAGACGAAGCCGACGAAGACTGGTTCGAGCGGGCGCTTGCCGACGAAGCCGACGAAGAGGTCGACCCGTCCGAACTGACCAACGATGCGGACTGGTTTTCCGAAGGGGAAGACAGCTCGGCCAGTGAGCGATCCGAAACCGCTGGTGAGGACGAACTCGGTCCGCATGCCGAGGCTACCGATAGTGTCTCGACCACCGGTGAGTCCGATGCCATGGCTCCCGGAGACGATGAGGCCGCCGACACCACGGGCGCGATGGACGCCGAGACTACCGACGCCGCAGCATCCGTGGGCGCCGGGGGTATCGACGTTGCTGACGAGGGAGCGGACGACTCGTTGTTCGAGGAGGACTTCGCTAGTGCGCTTGCATCGGCAGGGGGACCTGAGGGGGGCGAAGACGCCGAAACCGGCGGCTTCGACGATGAGGACTTCGATTCGGAGATCCCTCGGATCAACCTCGGCATCGAGGGGCTCGACGAGATGATCCAGGGCGGCATCCCCAGTCGCCACCTGATGGTCGTCATCGGGGCACCGGGGACCGGAAAGACGACCTTCGGACTGCAGTTTCTCAACCACGGCCTCCAGAGCGGGGAGAACGCCGTCTTCGTCACGTTAGAACAAAGTCGCGAGAGCATCATCGACACTGCCAACGAACGGGGATGGGAATTCGACCGCTACGAACGTGAGGACCGGCTGGCGATCGTCGACCTCGATCCGGTCGAGATGGCCAACAGCCTGGAGAACATCCGCGGGGAGTTCCCTGAACTCGTTCGGGAGTTCGGTGCCGACCGGCTGGTGCTCGATTCCGTCTCGCTGCTGGAGATGATGTACGACGATCAATCTCGTCGTCGGACGGAGGTGTTCGACTTCACCCGATCGCTGAAGGCTGCGGGCGTGACGACGATGGTAACTAGCGAGGCCAGCGAGGACAATCCCTATGCCTCTAGACACGGCATCATCGAGTACTTGACCGATGCCGTGTTCGTCCTCCAGTATGTCCGTGGGGACACCCAGGAGACCCGTCTGGCCGTCGAAATCCAGAAAATCCGCAACGCAAACCACTCTCGCCAGACCAAACCCTACGCCATTACTCTCGACGGCATCGACGTCTACCAACAAGCGAGCATCTTCTGA
- the deoC gene encoding deoxyribose-phosphate aldolase — translation MDDVLSRIEHTVLGPETTPADVRTLLDEASEYGLRACIPPCYLEMADEYAPDVKVATVIGFPHGNNTPEAKAQEAVDAVDAGADELDMVMNVGQLKAEEDDAVREDIEAVVAATTKPVKVIIETPLLNEEEKHRASQLVADAGADFVKTATGFGGGGATVPDVELMSEYAPVKASGGVGSWADAEAMFEAGAARIGASSGDVIAQEYLDQHEE, via the coding sequence ATGGACGACGTACTCTCTCGAATCGAACACACCGTGCTCGGTCCGGAAACGACACCCGCGGACGTACGGACGCTGCTAGACGAGGCGAGCGAATACGGGTTGCGAGCGTGCATTCCACCCTGCTACCTCGAAATGGCCGACGAGTACGCCCCGGATGTCAAAGTGGCGACCGTCATCGGCTTCCCCCACGGGAACAACACTCCCGAGGCCAAGGCCCAAGAGGCGGTCGACGCGGTCGATGCCGGCGCGGACGAACTCGATATGGTCATGAATGTCGGTCAGCTCAAGGCGGAGGAAGACGACGCCGTCCGCGAGGACATCGAAGCAGTGGTGGCAGCGACGACCAAGCCGGTGAAGGTGATCATCGAGACGCCGCTTTTGAACGAGGAGGAAAAGCACCGTGCCAGCCAGCTAGTCGCCGACGCCGGTGCGGATTTCGTCAAGACGGCAACCGGCTTCGGCGGCGGTGGCGCGACTGTCCCTGACGTCGAACTCATGAGCGAGTACGCACCCGTAAAAGCAAGTGGCGGGGTCGGTTCCTGGGCGGACGCCGAGGCGATGTTCGAGGCCGGCGCGGCCCGCATCGGTGCCTCAAGCGGCGACGTGATCGCACAGGAGTATCTGGACCAGCACGAAGAGTAA
- a CDS encoding ribose 1,5-bisphosphate isomerase, which produces MTHQRVRSVSTQIENRDIRGAATIARETVQALQAQAADAQADTPEDFRATMRETARILHDARPDDDSLLNALRYVFQRIEGETVAELQESTKAAARSFQENIENAREELGQIGSRRLRDGDTVMVHSHSADALSTVEHALADGKEIDAIVKETRPRKQGHIAAQQLQEWGVTVTLIVDNAARRYLDDADHVIVGADSIAADGSVVNRIGTSDLAVIARERGVPVTVAAQTLRLHPDSLTGHNVDIEMRAEREVVDTPTREQIGNVRVENPAFDVTPARYVDAIVTERGQYPPESVVTLMRELYGGSTKDPWLED; this is translated from the coding sequence ATGACCCACCAGCGAGTTCGCTCGGTGTCGACGCAGATCGAAAACCGAGACATTCGTGGGGCCGCGACGATCGCCCGCGAGACGGTCCAGGCCCTGCAGGCCCAGGCAGCGGACGCACAAGCGGACACGCCCGAGGACTTCCGGGCGACGATGCGGGAGACAGCCCGGATCCTACACGACGCTCGCCCCGACGACGACAGCCTCTTGAACGCGCTCAGATACGTCTTCCAGCGCATCGAAGGAGAAACCGTCGCGGAGTTGCAGGAATCGACGAAGGCCGCGGCTCGGAGCTTCCAGGAGAACATCGAGAACGCACGCGAGGAACTCGGACAAATCGGGTCCCGACGACTCCGGGACGGCGACACGGTCATGGTCCACTCTCACTCCGCAGACGCCCTCTCGACGGTCGAGCACGCGCTGGCAGACGGCAAGGAGATCGACGCGATCGTCAAGGAAACACGTCCCAGAAAACAGGGCCACATCGCCGCCCAGCAACTTCAGGAGTGGGGCGTCACAGTCACACTGATCGTCGACAACGCGGCACGTCGGTATCTGGACGATGCGGATCACGTCATCGTCGGTGCCGACAGCATCGCCGCGGACGGGTCGGTCGTGAATCGGATCGGAACGAGCGACCTGGCGGTCATCGCTCGCGAGCGCGGGGTTCCCGTGACCGTCGCCGCCCAGACGCTCCGGCTCCACCCGGACTCGCTGACGGGCCACAACGTCGACATCGAGATGCGCGCAGAGCGGGAGGTCGTCGACACCCCAACACGTGAACAGATCGGCAACGTTCGCGTCGAGAACCCTGCCTTCGATGTGACGCCCGCGCGCTATGTCGATGCGATCGTCACCGAACGCGGCCAGTACCCACCCGAGAGCGTGGTGACACTCATGCGGGAACTCTACGGCGGCTCGACGAAAGACCCCTGGCTCGAGGACTGA
- the mtnP gene encoding S-methyl-5'-thioadenosine phosphorylase → MPIGFIGGSGIYDALPLENTRTVEIETPFGDPSAPITLGTLAGTGRELAFVPRHGTNHEYSPTEVPYRANIYALKDLGVTHVIATNAVGSLSPDIPPRSIVVPDQIFDRTRQREYSFFGDGIVVHQGFADPFCPELQRHLADAVDEATDETARRGGTYVCIEGPQYSTRAESEFYRAQGWDVVGMTAIPEAKLAREAELSYATITGVTDWDVWKDDAEVTLEEVLANAAKNESVLKEAVQRAVETFPEDHTCACHSALEGTVNTEPEAIPAETYRRVEPLVGEYVDR, encoded by the coding sequence ATGCCGATTGGGTTCATCGGCGGAAGCGGCATTTACGACGCCCTTCCGCTGGAGAATACGCGGACAGTCGAGATCGAGACTCCCTTTGGCGATCCGAGCGCGCCGATCACGCTCGGGACGCTTGCCGGTACGGGCCGGGAACTCGCGTTCGTCCCGCGACACGGTACTAACCACGAATACTCACCGACAGAGGTTCCCTATCGGGCGAACATCTACGCTCTGAAGGACCTCGGGGTTACCCACGTCATCGCGACGAATGCGGTCGGGAGCCTCTCGCCGGACATCCCGCCCCGGAGCATCGTGGTCCCGGACCAGATTTTCGACCGGACCCGCCAGCGGGAGTACTCTTTTTTCGGCGACGGAATCGTCGTCCATCAGGGATTCGCCGATCCGTTCTGTCCGGAGTTGCAGAGACATCTCGCGGACGCCGTCGACGAGGCGACCGACGAGACCGCCCGCAGGGGCGGAACGTACGTCTGCATCGAGGGTCCCCAATACTCGACTCGTGCCGAGAGCGAATTCTATCGGGCACAGGGGTGGGACGTCGTCGGGATGACAGCGATTCCTGAAGCCAAACTTGCCCGCGAGGCCGAGCTTAGCTACGCGACGATCACTGGGGTGACCGACTGGGACGTCTGGAAGGACGATGCAGAGGTAACGCTCGAAGAAGTCCTCGCGAACGCGGCGAAAAATGAGTCAGTTCTCAAAGAGGCCGTCCAACGCGCTGTCGAGACCTTCCCGGAGGACCACACGTGTGCGTGTCACAGCGCACTAGAGGGGACCGTCAACACCGAGCCCGAGGCTATTCCGGCGGAGACGTACCGTCGCGTCGAACCGCTCGTCGGTGAGTACGTCGACCGTTGA